The region TCTGTGGACAAGAAGAATCAACAGTCCAAGTCTCAATTCGGCACGCTGACCGCCACCCAGGACGCCAACAACGATTATGCTTCGTCGTCCGCATCCAAGGGCTCGGCCTCTAGCAGCATGATGAGCGGTGGATCGATGAGCGCCGGTACCCTGACCGCCCAGTACGACGCCAACAACGATTACGGCGGCGGCAAGAGCGGCAATCAGAGCCAGTCGGGGCAGCAGAAGGTGAAAACTTCCGATAAGAATATCAAATAGCGCTTCAAAAGGGAGCCTGCGAAAGGCTCCCTTTCCTTTGCCTCGTCACATGTGTCTGGCCAGCAGGGCGCCCAGCCTGGCAATTCCGGAGGCGATCTCTTCTTCTCCGGTATTGGCGAAGCTGAGGCGGAAGGTGTTGTGACCGCCGCCGTCGGTATGGAAGGGCGTGCCCGGCACAAAGGCGACCTTGGCCTCGTCGATGGCCTTGGTAAGGAGGTCGCGCGCGTCGAGCCCCGGCGGCAGGGTGACCCAGATGAACATGCCGCCCTCCGGCTGCGTCCAGGAGACGTTGCCGGGGAAGTAGGCGGCCAGGGCGGCCAGCATGGCGTCGCGCTGGCGGCGGTATTGGCCGATGATGGTGGCAATGTGGGCGTCGAGGTCGGTGTCGGTGAGGAAACGGTGAAGGGCGCGCTGGGTGAGGGAGTTGGTGAGGATGTCGTTGAGCTGTTTGGCAGCCGTTACTTTAGCCGCGATTTCGGGGTGGGCGACGAACCAGCCCACGCGCAGGCCGGGAGCGATGACTTTGGAGAAGGTGCCGGTGTACATGGCCCAGTCGCTGTCGGCGAGGCTTTTGATCGGCGGGATGTCGGCACCGCCGAAACGGAGTTCGCCGTAGGGGTTGTCCTCCAGGAGAAGGATTTCGCGGCTGGCGGCAAGCTCGCCGAGGCGGCGGCGCCTTTCCAGGCTGAGGGTTATGCCGGTCGGGTTCTGGAAGGTGGGGTTGACGTAGATGAATTTCGGCCGCGCCTTTTTGAGCTGGCGCGCCAGAGCGTCGACGTCCATGCCGTCGTTGTCCATGGGCACGGGCAGGAAGCTGGCCTGATAGCTGCGGAAAGGCTGCAGGGCGGCGAGGTAAGCGGGGTTTTCGACGGCGATCAGGTCGCCGGGGTTGAGCAGCAGGCGGCCGATAAAGTCGATGGCCTGCTGCGAGCCGCTGGTGATGACGATGTTTTCAGGTTTGCAGGCGATGCCGGAGCGTTCGAGGCGCTGGGCCAGCAGTTCGCGCAGCGGCGGGTAGCCTTCGGCGAGACTGTACTGGAGCGCCGCCCCGCCCTGTTCTTTGAGGACGGCGGCGTACGCGGCCGCCAGGCGGTCGACGGGGAAGGTTTTGGCTGACGGCAGGCCGCCGGCGAAGGAGATGACGTCGGTGCGCTGGGTTATTTTGAGCATCATTTTTACGGCAGGGTCTTCCATGGTGGCTACGCGGTCGGCCCAGTCGATTTTCATGCGTATTCCTCCCGGGGTATATTTCTATAGCTTGCCCAAGAGCGGGCGACGGCGCGACCGGCGGGCCGTCAATCTGGTCTCGTATTCTTCGACGAGGTTTATCTCGGCGGGGGATAGTTCGTAGATTTTATAGACCATTTGGTTGAAAAGATCGTCCATGGCGGCGGAGCGGGCCTCGGCGCCGTTGTCGCCTTCTTTGCGGCGGCGGATGAGGGTGGCCATTATCCTGACGAGCTCGGGCGCGCGGGCGCTGGCCTCCGGATGAATCCTGACCGGCAGGAGTTCGAGGGTGTCGATGTCCGTCTGGGCCATCGACCGCCCGTATTCCATCGTAACGGCGTGGTAGTAGAAGGACATCAGCCTGGAATTCAAAAGCATCAGCAGGTAGTCGAGGGTTACGTCGCCGTCGGTGGCTACGAAGCTGTGAAGGTTGTTGAGGTGGTAGTAGCCGTTGTCGTCGATACAGGCGGTAAGGGTGTAACCGGTCTGACGGACGAGGATTTTGCGGACGCCGACGACGGCGGGGTCCCAGCCGCCTTTATAAAGCCGCGCGGGGTCGATGTTGAGCCAGTGGCCCTCGTAGGTCAGTCCGTACCGTTCGACCTGGCTGCCGGAAACCAGCCCGCGTCGCCAGGTCTGGCCCGCACACTCCCGGCCGATTATGTCGCTTTGCTTGGAAACGGAGCGTACGCCGGTATGGCCTGATGCAAAATTTGCCAACGGTTCATTGCTATTATCTATTTTATCAATCAGGTTTTTGACCGTCAAATCGGAAAACAGACGGAAGCGCTGGTGGGGAAGAGTGGCGAAATAGTTCTGAGGGTAGGAGCAGCCGGCTGCTTCCTGTTTGAGGTCGTCTTTGCTGTCGAAATGGTGGACGGTGACTGCCTGGCTTTCCCGGCCGGTGGGGTCGCTTTCACGCCGGAGGACGCAGATCGCCGACATGCCGACGGCGGCGTTTTTAAACACCGGCAGAGCGATGTGGACCATTGTTTCGATGGCGGTATGGTCCATAATGTAGCGGCGGATTTTCGAGTAGTAGCGGCCGAGGAGAAAGCTGTCGGGGAGAATGAACCCCAGCTTCCCCCCTTCCACAAGCATTTCGATGCCCCGCTCGAGGAAGAGGACGTAATAGCTTAGCTTGTATTCGGCCGAGGCGCTGAACGCGCGGCGCAGGTATGCTTCGTAGTCGCGGTCGAGGCGCTGCGCCCCCCGCAGACCGAAGGAGAGGTAGGGCGGGTTGCCGATGACATAGTCGTAGCGGGACGACCAGAAGGCCCGGTCGCCGCCGGCATCCCGCTCGGGCCGGCGGAGGCTGTCGCAGACGAGGATGTTGGGACGCAGGCCGCCGCAGGCCTGGGGCCTTTTGAGCAACAGACCGGCTGCCGCGGTTTCGGCCGCAAGTTCGTCGATGTCGGCGCCCCAAAGGTTATGGGTAACGATGTGCCGGTGGATTCCGTCGTCCGACCAGTCGTTGTCGGGAAACTGCTCCGCCAGGACGCCGCGGGCGGAGATATATTTGTCCCGGAGAAGATCGTAGGCGCGAAGGAGAAAGTTGCCGCAGCCGCAGGCCGGGTCAAGGATTTTGACGTGCGGATCGGCGGTGATATCGGCGTTGGCGGCCGTTCGCGCAAGAATGAAGTCGATCACCTGGGGGGCTGTATAAAATAGACCCTGGGCCCGCCGCCCGAAGGCGAGCTTTTCGTACAGTTCGCCGAGCAGCCAGGCGTCGTGGGGCAGGGTGCACAGCCAGCGGGAGATTATGGCGTGAATGCGATCGGGTATTTCGGCATCGCCGGCAACCGGCGGGCCTAGGACGGCGTCGGTCAATGCCTGGGAACCGATCGCCCGGGCGGCGGCGTCTTCCGTAGTCGGGCTGCCGCCCAGCACGGCGACGAGCACGGTTAAGAGGCCCCTATCGGCTTGCCGGCCGTGGGCAGTCAACCAGGTTTTCACTTCTTGACATTCCGCCAGAAAGTGCTTCCAGTTCATGCCCGCACTCCCCGTACCGTTTTTCCCGCTCCCGGTAATGTATATATGAAGGTCGTCGCTAACGTATAACGGTTGTGCGAGGCTGGTTAGAAAGTTCCAGATGCAAGGCGCTCTGAGGAGCAACGCAGCAGAGGACTTTATAACCGGCCTCCCCCTATTTGCCTATCGTCTCGATGTGGGCAGCGTAGGCGCTATGGTTATGTATCGACTCATAATTCTCGCACTCGACCTCGAACCAGGCCACCCCGTCCAGCGCCCGGAGCGCCAGGACCAGGTCGCGGAGGACATCTTCGACGAACTTGGGATTCTCATACGCCAGCTCGGTGAGATGCTTTTCGTCCTCGCGCTTGAGCAGCGAGAATACGGGGGCGCTGGCCTGGGCTTCCATGAGGGCGGCCAGATCTTCTATCCAGACGAAGCGCCCAGGCTGGAACCTGACCTTGACCCGCATTATGCCGCGCTGGTTATGGGCCCCGTAGGCCGAAATTTCCTTGCTGCAGGGGCACAGGGAGGTGAACGGAACGGTGAGACCGAGGACAAAGTCGAGGTGATTCCCCATCTCAAGGTTGCCCGCGAACAGGCAGTCATAGTCGAGCAGGCTTTTCATGCCGCTGACGGGCGCGGTCTTTTCGATGAAGAATTTGAAGGCGATGTCGATGCTGGCTCTTCTGGCGTCGAGGCGGCCGGCGAGATCGTTCAGAATGGCTTCCATCTCCCGGTAGGAAACGGGTTTCTGGCTCCAGTCGCTGAGCACCTCGATGAAGCGGCTCATGTGGGTGCCTTTGTATTCCTTGGGCAGGTCGACGGTCAGCTTGATGTTCGCGAGGACCGACTGGAAGGAGCCGCTTTTGCGTTTGATGAGGAACGGCAGGTGGACTTCGCTCACGCCGACTTTCTGGATGGCGATGCCCCGTTCGTCGGTAAGGCTTTGTACGTCTTTCATGGCTTCACTCCGTTTTCTTTACGGCCTTTTCGCATAAGGGATCGGGTCTTGCATGCCGGCTTCGCCGAAGCCTTTCAGGCGCAGCACGCAACTGTCGCACTTCCCGCAGGCCTCTTCGCCGCCGGCGTAGCAGCTGGTGGTGAGGTGAAGGGGGGCGCCGAGTTTGGCGCCGAGGAGAACGATGTCCTTTTTGGCCAGGTCGATGAGCGGCGTTTCCACCTTGATGCGCCGCCCGTCCTGAACGGCGGCCTTGGTGCTGTAGTCGGCGAGCTGCTGAAAGAGCCGCACGAATTCGGGCCGGCAGTCTGGGTAGCCGGAGTAGTCGAGAGCGTTGACGCCGATGTAGATGCGGTCCGCGCCGCTTACTTCGGCGTAACCGAGGGCGTAACTGAGGAAGATGAGGTTGCGGGCCGGCACGTAGGTTGCGGGGATATCGTGCCTGCCTGCGTCACCCTCGGGGACGGCGATGGCCGCGTCGGTAAGGGCGCTGCCGCCGATGGCGTCCATGTTGGTCGATATCACCAGATGGCGCTTGACGCCGTAATATTCCGCGACCCGGCGGGCGCTGGCCAGTTCGCGGCTGTGGCGCTGCTGGTAGTCGAAGCTTATGGGAAAAAGTTCGCATCCGGCGGCGGCGGCCGCCGCCATGCAGACGGTGGAGTCGAGGCCGCCGGATAGCAGGACGACAGCTTTCATGTCGGGCAACACTCCTCTTGGCTTCTTGTAGGGTTATTATGCGGCCGCCCCCGTCCCTGCTATGCGGGCGGACGCCGGAACGAAGGAAGGCTGTTCTCACAACAGCCTCCGATGCCGAGGGTTATAATTTGGGCCGGTAAATCAGGTTCTGAGCACTTTGATGATGCTCAGGTCTTTTTTGTTCTCAAGATCGATGAACTCGCCGTTTTCGTCGCGCACCACCGGCCGGGCGGAGATGAACTTGCCAAGGTAGACGACTTCCGCCTCCCGTCCGTCGCTGAGGAGGACGACATTGCCGATAAAGTAGTCGCGGACGTTGTTGAGGAAAACGGTGCAGATATTGGGGTCAAGCTTGTCGTACATGTCGCGCATCAGGGCTTCGACCGCCGCGAAGGGGGTCGCTTTTTTGCTGTAAACCTTGTCGGAGGTGATCGCGTCGTAGATGTCGACGACGGCTACCACCTTGGCAAAGGGATGTATTTTGGCGCCGGGGACCTGGATTGGGTAGCCGCTGCCGTCCTCGCGCTCGTGGTGCTGGAGGATGGCGTACATGACGGAGGCCGGGAGGCCGAGTTCTTTGACGAGATTGTACCCCCTGGTGGTATGGAGGCGCATTATCTCCATCTCGGCCGGGGTGAGTTTCCCCGGTTTACGGAGTATTTCGAGCGGAATCTGGGTCTTACCGATGTCGTGCAGCAGACCGGCCAGCACGAGGTCCTTGAGTTCGTCGCCGCGGTAGCCCAGCCACCGCCCTACGACGCCGCACAGCACAGCTACGTCGATGGAATGGTAGAAGGTGTAGTCGTCCTGGCGCTGGACCACCTGAAGATGGTTGAGGATGCCGGAGGTGTTGATGAAGGGTTCGAGGGCGCTGTCGGCCAATTCCCTCATCTCTTTAAGCGGCACCTGCTTGAAAAAGCGGATGGTTTCGAAGGAGCGTTTGAGGGTGCCGACGGTGTCGTTATATCCGCAGGAAACCGCCACCTGGGTTTCCGACAGGGGCGGGGGTTCTTTGTCGGCGCTGTCGACCACGTGACGGATGTCGACGACGCCCACGCCCCATCCCTTCAGGCGCTGGATAAGATTGTCGGTAAGGACGGTTCCCTCACCGAGCGCGAATTTGTCATTGTCGGTGATCAGGCTCCCCGCCAGTTCCATTCCGGGCTTGACTTCGTCAATCCGGTACCGCTTGGTGATTACCCGGATCATTCATACTCCCCTTTTCGCGGATATAGCGAAAAACGCCGGAAATGCGAGAAAATGATTAGTCGTATTTTTCATGTATTTTGACATTTTCCGTTGATTTCCTGCATTGGGAGGCAAATACATGCG is a window of Selenomonadales bacterium 4137-cl DNA encoding:
- the queC gene encoding 7-cyano-7-deazaguanine synthase QueC; protein product: MKAVVLLSGGLDSTVCMAAAAAAGCELFPISFDYQQRHSRELASARRVAEYYGVKRHLVISTNMDAIGGSALTDAAIAVPEGDAGRHDIPATYVPARNLIFLSYALGYAEVSGADRIYIGVNALDYSGYPDCRPEFVRLFQQLADYSTKAAVQDGRRIKVETPLIDLAKKDIVLLGAKLGAPLHLTTSCYAGGEEACGKCDSCVLRLKGFGEAGMQDPIPYAKRP
- a CDS encoding N-6 DNA methylase, whose protein sequence is MNWKHFLAECQEVKTWLTAHGRQADRGLLTVLVAVLGGSPTTEDAAARAIGSQALTDAVLGPPVAGDAEIPDRIHAIISRWLCTLPHDAWLLGELYEKLAFGRRAQGLFYTAPQVIDFILARTAANADITADPHVKILDPACGCGNFLLRAYDLLRDKYISARGVLAEQFPDNDWSDDGIHRHIVTHNLWGADIDELAAETAAAGLLLKRPQACGGLRPNILVCDSLRRPERDAGGDRAFWSSRYDYVIGNPPYLSFGLRGAQRLDRDYEAYLRRAFSASAEYKLSYYVLFLERGIEMLVEGGKLGFILPDSFLLGRYYSKIRRYIMDHTAIETMVHIALPVFKNAAVGMSAICVLRRESDPTGRESQAVTVHHFDSKDDLKQEAAGCSYPQNYFATLPHQRFRLFSDLTVKNLIDKIDNSNEPLANFASGHTGVRSVSKQSDIIGRECAGQTWRRGLVSGSQVERYGLTYEGHWLNIDPARLYKGGWDPAVVGVRKILVRQTGYTLTACIDDNGYYHLNNLHSFVATDGDVTLDYLLMLLNSRLMSFYYHAVTMEYGRSMAQTDIDTLELLPVRIHPEASARAPELVRIMATLIRRRKEGDNGAEARSAAMDDLFNQMVYKIYELSPAEINLVEEYETRLTARRSRRRPLLGKL
- a CDS encoding HD-GYP domain-containing protein, which codes for MIRVITKRYRIDEVKPGMELAGSLITDNDKFALGEGTVLTDNLIQRLKGWGVGVVDIRHVVDSADKEPPPLSETQVAVSCGYNDTVGTLKRSFETIRFFKQVPLKEMRELADSALEPFINTSGILNHLQVVQRQDDYTFYHSIDVAVLCGVVGRWLGYRGDELKDLVLAGLLHDIGKTQIPLEILRKPGKLTPAEMEIMRLHTTRGYNLVKELGLPASVMYAILQHHEREDGSGYPIQVPGAKIHPFAKVVAVVDIYDAITSDKVYSKKATPFAAVEALMRDMYDKLDPNICTVFLNNVRDYFIGNVVLLSDGREAEVVYLGKFISARPVVRDENGEFIDLENKKDLSIIKVLRT
- the folE2 gene encoding GTP cyclohydrolase FolE2, whose amino-acid sequence is MKDVQSLTDERGIAIQKVGVSEVHLPFLIKRKSGSFQSVLANIKLTVDLPKEYKGTHMSRFIEVLSDWSQKPVSYREMEAILNDLAGRLDARRASIDIAFKFFIEKTAPVSGMKSLLDYDCLFAGNLEMGNHLDFVLGLTVPFTSLCPCSKEISAYGAHNQRGIMRVKVRFQPGRFVWIEDLAALMEAQASAPVFSLLKREDEKHLTELAYENPKFVEDVLRDLVLALRALDGVAWFEVECENYESIHNHSAYAAHIETIGK
- a CDS encoding PLP-dependent aminotransferase family protein, with product MKIDWADRVATMEDPAVKMMLKITQRTDVISFAGGLPSAKTFPVDRLAAAYAAVLKEQGGAALQYSLAEGYPPLRELLAQRLERSGIACKPENIVITSGSQQAIDFIGRLLLNPGDLIAVENPAYLAALQPFRSYQASFLPVPMDNDGMDVDALARQLKKARPKFIYVNPTFQNPTGITLSLERRRRLGELAASREILLLEDNPYGELRFGGADIPPIKSLADSDWAMYTGTFSKVIAPGLRVGWFVAHPEIAAKVTAAKQLNDILTNSLTQRALHRFLTDTDLDAHIATIIGQYRRQRDAMLAALAAYFPGNVSWTQPEGGMFIWVTLPPGLDARDLLTKAIDEAKVAFVPGTPFHTDGGGHNTFRLSFANTGEEEIASGIARLGALLARHM